The proteins below come from a single Miscanthus floridulus cultivar M001 chromosome 1, ASM1932011v1, whole genome shotgun sequence genomic window:
- the LOC136476153 gene encoding uncharacterized protein → MADPPPVLTLLVKKGPCEGKTLQRRAGAAPLRVGRVAKGNHLSVGDAGASQRHLSVEFLPPPAARWAVTDLGSSNGTLLNVTPLVATIPAPLSDGDLIKIGETTVLAVSISTDAGPGPGPAATRRSARNLAAAAAAEAEEQGPAVSRRAGRRKAGAAEAPEAGNEVEEEAALPTRRGGRKKAGAAEAFEAGNEVEEEAALPTRRGGRKKAGAAEAPEAGNEVEEEAALPSRRGGLKKAVEPAGVETEAEDEEEEAAIPSRGRSRKAAVTFVLPPHPQNTRSARAAARRGEVLGCENDEGEVVRTGRGRGRVPRASARNGTGVTPEEEEEEGDVAVARDQEGTAAEGKGEVVPAAGRGRAKRGRGGRGRGRGRATRASTKKQAEDAIVENDENEQEEKDMADGRERVGSPLRVLAVNDCSEEDDKLDGNSKASVEDEKMVDVEEDATLTERAIEGRVNAQHAPADNGGVEEEEVKNLSKGGETELDQELREKVSPGSKNDKREATGTSGERGHVGESKGRHRLENMTLGEWFVQIEKYLLAKNAEAAEKAIAEVQEKHRRFCEHVKSLKLNKSPAP, encoded by the coding sequence ATGGCGGATCCGCCGCCTGTGCTCACGCTCCTAGTGAAGAAGGGCCCCTGCGAGGGGAAGACCCTGCAGCGCCGCGCCGGCGCCGCGCCGCTCCGTGTCGGCCGCGTTGCCAAGGGCAACCACCTCTCCGTGGGCGACGCGGGCGCGTCGCAGAGGCATCTCTCCGTCGAGTTCCTCCCGCCGCCTGCGGCCCGGTGGGCCGTCACCGATCTAGGCTCCTCCAACGGCACCCTCCTCAACGTTACGCCTCTCGTGGCCACTATCCCCGCTCCGCTCTCCGACGGGGACCTCATCAAGATCGGGGAGACCACCGTGCTCGCCGTCTCGATATCGACCGATGCAGGCCCGGGACCGGGCCCCGCCGCGACTAGGCGTTCCGCGCGcaacttggcggcggcggcggcggcggaggcggaggaacAGGGCCCCGCGGTTTCTCGCAGGGCCGGACGGAGGAAGGCCGGTGCGGCGGAAGCCCCTGAAGCTGGGAATGAAGTGGAGGAGGAAGCTGCACTCCCGACTCGCCGAGGCGGGCGGAAGAAGGCTGGTGCGGCGGAAGCCTTCGAAGCTGGGAATGAAGTGGAGGAGGAAGCTGCACTCCCGACGCGCCGAGGCGGGCGGAAGAAGGCCGGTGCGGCGGAAGCCCCCGAAGCTGGGAATGAAGTGGAGGAGGAAGCCGCACTCCCGTCTCGCCGAGGCGGGCTGAAGAAGGCCGTTGAGCCCGCTGGAGTGGAGACGGAAGCGGAAGATGAAGAGGAGGAAGCGGCAATACCGAGCCGTGGCAGGTCAAGGAAGGCTGCAGTGACGTTCGTCCTTCCGCCACACCCGCAAAACACTAGGTCAGCGAGAGCTGCTGCAAGAAGAGGTGAGGTGTTGGGGTGCGAAAACGACGAGGGGGAAGTGGTGAGGACCGGAAGGGGGCGAGGACGGGTTCCAAGGGCAAGCGCAAGGAATGGTACGGGTGTTACTcccgaggaggaggaagaggagggtgaCGTAGCTGTGGCCAGAGATCAGGAAGGGACAGCTGCCGAGGGCAAGGGTGAGGTGGTGCCGGCGGCTGGGAGAGGACGAGCAAAGAGGGGCAGaggaggccgaggccgaggccgcggAAGGGCTACGAGGGCAAGTACAAAGAAGCAGGCTGAGGATGCAATTGTTGAGAACGATGAAAATGAGCAAGAAGAAAAGGATATGGCTGATGGCAGAGAACGAGTGGGGAGTCCATTGAGGGTGTTGGCTGTGAATGATTGTTCTGAAGAGGATGACAAGTTGGATGGAAACTCAAAGGCATCCGTGGAGGATGAGAAGATGGTGGATGTGGAGGAGGATGCGACATTGACAGAGAGGGCAATAGAGGGGAGGGTCAATGCTCAGCATGCTCCTGCTGACAATGGTGGTGTGGAAGAAGAGGaggtgaagaatttgagcaaggGAGGGGAAACTGAATTAGATCAGGAATTGAGGGAAAAAGTGTCACCTGGGTCAAAGAATGACAAGAGGGAAGCTACTGGTACCAGTGGTGAGAGAGGCCATGTGGGGGAGAGCAAAGGAAGACACAGATTGGAGAATATGACATTGGGGGAGTGGTTTGTTCAGATTGAGAAATACCTTCTAGCAAAGAATGCAGAGGCTGCTGAAAAGGCGATAGCTGAAGTGCAAGAGAAACATCGGCGGTTTTGTGAACATGTTAAATCgctcaagctcaacaagagtCCTGCTCCTTGA
- the LOC136476160 gene encoding serine carboxypeptidase-like 2 isoform X2, which produces MAFKPTLPMHAGGGRRHLSLLLRLAAACYLLLLPLSRASSSSSSVVTHLPGFHGPLPFYLETGYVGVDDDTRTELFYYFVESERSPRTDPVLLWLTGGPRCTVFSGLAFEVGPIKFVLAPYTPHQSNLPQLVYNPYSWTQMASILFVDSPVGSGFSYARDPKGYDVGDYSSSLQIVTFLKQWFIDHPQYLSNTFYIGGDSYAGKVVPLIAQYISEGIEERQQPRINLKGYLVGNPVTDSRFDENFVIPASHGFGIISDQLYEAAVEHCKGDYVNPANKLCAEVLLTINNLLSEIPKAHILYDVCPVAAPKPKYNGDSRRVLSEESIQLNEPPDRPKLHCFTYGYYLAYYWMNNDTTRDALGIKEGTVGEWIRCIKGLPYANDLPSSIKYHLNLTTRGYRALVYSGDHDLMVPFLSTQAWIRSLNFSIVDDWRAWHLKGQAAGFTITYANNLTFATVKGGGHTTPEYQPEESFAMAQRWLDGEPL; this is translated from the exons ATGGCCTTCAAGCCTACACTTCCGATGCATGCGGGAGGCGGCCGCCGCCATCTCTCCCTGCTGCTGCGTCTCGCCGCTGCCTGCTACCTCCTCCTCCTGCCGCTGTCCcgcgcatcgtcgtcgtcgtcgtcggtggtGACGCACCTGCCGGGATTCCACGGCCCTCTGCCCTTCTACCTGGAGACCGGATACGTGGGCGTGGACGACGACACCAGGACGGAGCTCTTCTACTACTTCGTGGAGTCGGAGCGGAGCCCGCGCACGGACCCCGTCCTACTGTGGCTCACCGGCGGGCCACGCTGCACTGTTTTCAGCGGCCTCGCCTTTGAAGTAG GTCCTATAAAATTTGTGTTGGCACCTTATACGCCTCACCAAAGCAATCTGCCGCAGTTGGTCTACAACCCATATTCATGGACACAG ATGGCAAGTATTCTCTTCGTGGATTCCCCTGTTGGCTCTGGTTTCTCGTATGCACGGGATCCCAAAGGCTACGATGTAGGCGACTACTCATCGTCTTTGCAAATCGTCACATTCCTGAAGCAG TGGTTCATCGATCATCCGCAGTATCTTTCGAATACTTTCTACATTGGTGGGGATTCGTATGCTGGAAAGGTGGTTCCACTTATTGCGCAGTATATTTCAGAAG GAATTGAGGAAAGGCAGCAGCCTCGCATCAATCTCAAG GGCTATCTAGTTGGCAATCCTGTAACAGACTCTAGGTTTGATGAAAACTTCGTGATTCCAGCTTCTCATGGCTTTGGAATCATATCTGATCAGCTATACGAG GCTGCAGTGGAGCATTGCAAAGGAGATTATGTAAACCCTGCAAACAAATTGTGTGCTGAGGTGCTGCTCACTATTAACAAT CTCCTTTCTGAAATCCCAAAAGCACATATCCTGTACGATGTATGTCCTGTAGCCGCGCCAAAACCCAAATATAATGGTGATTCAAGAAGGGTTCTATCAGAAGAATCTATACAGCTAAATGAGCCGCCGGATCGTCCTAAACTTCATTGTTTT ACATATGGTTACTACCTGGCTTACTATTGGATGAACAACGATACTACCAGGGATGCTCTTGGGATCAAGGag GGGACAGTTGGCGAATGGATAAGGTGCATCAAAGGGCTTCCTTACGCAAATGACCTCCCAAGCAGCATCAAGTACCATTTAAACCTCACGACCAGAGGTTACCGTGCGCTTGTGTACAG TGGAGACCATGACCTTATGGTACCGTTCCTCAGCACGCAAGCGTGGATAAGATCACTGAATTTCTCCATAGTTGATGACTGGAGAGCATGGCACCTCAAGGGCCAGGCTGCTGG GTTTACGATAACATACGCCAACAATTTGACCTTTGCGACAGTGAAG GGTGGCGGTCATACTACTCCAGAATACCAGCCTGAAGAAAGTTTCGCGATGGCTCAAAGGTGGCTGGACGGTGAGCCTCTCTGA
- the LOC136476160 gene encoding serine carboxypeptidase-like 2 isoform X1, which translates to MAFKPTLPMHAGGGRRHLSLLLRLAAACYLLLLPLSRASSSSSSVVTHLPGFHGPLPFYLETGYVGVDDDTRTELFYYFVESERSPRTDPVLLWLTGGPRCTVFSGLAFEVGPIKFVLAPYTPHQSNLPQLVYNPYSWTQMASILFVDSPVGSGFSYARDPKGYDVGDYSSSLQIVTFLKQWFIDHPQYLSNTFYIGGDSYAGKVVPLIAQYISEGIEERQQPRINLKGYLVGNPVTDSRFDENFVIPASHGFGIISDQLYEVRNSTSTHVDQVQRNLCVECFHFPFTKAAVEHCKGDYVNPANKLCAEVLLTINNLLSEIPKAHILYDVCPVAAPKPKYNGDSRRVLSEESIQLNEPPDRPKLHCFTYGYYLAYYWMNNDTTRDALGIKEGTVGEWIRCIKGLPYANDLPSSIKYHLNLTTRGYRALVYSGDHDLMVPFLSTQAWIRSLNFSIVDDWRAWHLKGQAAGFTITYANNLTFATVKGGGHTTPEYQPEESFAMAQRWLDGEPL; encoded by the exons ATGGCCTTCAAGCCTACACTTCCGATGCATGCGGGAGGCGGCCGCCGCCATCTCTCCCTGCTGCTGCGTCTCGCCGCTGCCTGCTACCTCCTCCTCCTGCCGCTGTCCcgcgcatcgtcgtcgtcgtcgtcggtggtGACGCACCTGCCGGGATTCCACGGCCCTCTGCCCTTCTACCTGGAGACCGGATACGTGGGCGTGGACGACGACACCAGGACGGAGCTCTTCTACTACTTCGTGGAGTCGGAGCGGAGCCCGCGCACGGACCCCGTCCTACTGTGGCTCACCGGCGGGCCACGCTGCACTGTTTTCAGCGGCCTCGCCTTTGAAGTAG GTCCTATAAAATTTGTGTTGGCACCTTATACGCCTCACCAAAGCAATCTGCCGCAGTTGGTCTACAACCCATATTCATGGACACAG ATGGCAAGTATTCTCTTCGTGGATTCCCCTGTTGGCTCTGGTTTCTCGTATGCACGGGATCCCAAAGGCTACGATGTAGGCGACTACTCATCGTCTTTGCAAATCGTCACATTCCTGAAGCAG TGGTTCATCGATCATCCGCAGTATCTTTCGAATACTTTCTACATTGGTGGGGATTCGTATGCTGGAAAGGTGGTTCCACTTATTGCGCAGTATATTTCAGAAG GAATTGAGGAAAGGCAGCAGCCTCGCATCAATCTCAAG GGCTATCTAGTTGGCAATCCTGTAACAGACTCTAGGTTTGATGAAAACTTCGTGATTCCAGCTTCTCATGGCTTTGGAATCATATCTGATCAGCTATACGAGGTACGTAATTCCACATCCACACATGTTGACCAAGTCCAACGTAATCTTTGTGTAGAATGTTTCCATTTTCCTTTTACAAAGGCTGCAGTGGAGCATTGCAAAGGAGATTATGTAAACCCTGCAAACAAATTGTGTGCTGAGGTGCTGCTCACTATTAACAAT CTCCTTTCTGAAATCCCAAAAGCACATATCCTGTACGATGTATGTCCTGTAGCCGCGCCAAAACCCAAATATAATGGTGATTCAAGAAGGGTTCTATCAGAAGAATCTATACAGCTAAATGAGCCGCCGGATCGTCCTAAACTTCATTGTTTT ACATATGGTTACTACCTGGCTTACTATTGGATGAACAACGATACTACCAGGGATGCTCTTGGGATCAAGGag GGGACAGTTGGCGAATGGATAAGGTGCATCAAAGGGCTTCCTTACGCAAATGACCTCCCAAGCAGCATCAAGTACCATTTAAACCTCACGACCAGAGGTTACCGTGCGCTTGTGTACAG TGGAGACCATGACCTTATGGTACCGTTCCTCAGCACGCAAGCGTGGATAAGATCACTGAATTTCTCCATAGTTGATGACTGGAGAGCATGGCACCTCAAGGGCCAGGCTGCTGG GTTTACGATAACATACGCCAACAATTTGACCTTTGCGACAGTGAAG GGTGGCGGTCATACTACTCCAGAATACCAGCCTGAAGAAAGTTTCGCGATGGCTCAAAGGTGGCTGGACGGTGAGCCTCTCTGA